A stretch of Flavobacterium sp. N2270 DNA encodes these proteins:
- the rsfS gene encoding ribosome silencing factor has translation MSTKNISNDDLLANIIKGIEDVKGADIDILDLRGIDNTVCDYFVLCNGNSNTQVNAITNSIQKVVSKELKDKPWHVEGSENGEWVLMDYVNIVVHVFQKHIREYYNIESLWGDAKITSIESKY, from the coding sequence ATGAGTACTAAAAATATAAGTAACGACGATTTATTAGCAAATATCATAAAAGGAATTGAAGATGTAAAAGGAGCTGATATTGATATTTTAGATTTAAGAGGAATTGACAATACTGTTTGTGACTACTTTGTTTTATGCAACGGAAATTCAAACACACAAGTAAATGCCATTACAAATTCAATTCAAAAAGTAGTTTCTAAGGAATTAAAAGACAAACCTTGGCATGTAGAAGGCAGCGAAAATGGTGAATGGGTACTTATGGACTATGTAAATATAGTTGTACACGTTTTTCAAAAACACATTCGTGAGTATTACAACATTGAAAGTCTTTGGGGTGATGCAAAAATAACTTCTATTGAAAGTAAATACTAA
- a CDS encoding biotin--[acetyl-CoA-carboxylase] ligase, translating to MNIIKLNAIESTNSFLKELIMNQYVENFTIVCTENQTKGKGQVGAVWNSETGKNLTFSMLIKDVVVDASSVFVLNTLVSISIIKTLEKFKINNLAIKWPNDILSEQKKIAGILIENIFKGNNEIVSIVGIGLNINQLHFEDLPQASSLAILNNKEFDKNLILEEIHYQLKIHCAQITNNVKKDFWDEYHNNLFKKNIPSVFLDVDNHQFMGIIKGVSKFGKLQIMLENDSIKEFDLKEVKMLY from the coding sequence ATGAATATTATCAAACTCAATGCCATAGAATCTACAAACTCATTTTTAAAGGAGTTGATTATGAATCAATATGTAGAAAATTTTACAATTGTTTGTACAGAGAATCAAACAAAAGGGAAAGGACAAGTTGGTGCTGTTTGGAATTCTGAAACGGGTAAAAACCTAACTTTTAGCATGTTAATAAAAGATGTTGTTGTAGACGCTTCTTCTGTTTTTGTTTTAAATACGTTAGTTTCTATTTCAATTATAAAAACACTTGAAAAATTTAAAATAAATAATTTAGCGATTAAATGGCCGAACGACATTTTGTCAGAGCAAAAAAAAATAGCTGGCATATTAATTGAAAATATTTTTAAAGGCAATAATGAAATTGTTTCAATTGTAGGTATTGGATTAAATATAAATCAATTGCATTTTGAAGATTTACCTCAAGCTTCTTCTTTAGCCATTTTAAATAATAAGGAATTCGATAAAAACTTAATTTTAGAAGAAATTCATTATCAATTAAAAATCCATTGTGCTCAAATTACAAATAATGTTAAAAAAGATTTTTGGGATGAATATCACAATAATTTATTTAAAAAAAATATTCCTTCTGTTTTTTTAGATGTTGATAATCATCAGTTTATGGGGATTATTAAAGGTGTTTCCAAATTTGGAAAACTTCAAATCATGTTAGAAAATGATTCAATTAAGGAATTTGATTTAAAAGAAGTAAAGATGTTATATTAA
- the ccsA gene encoding cytochrome c biogenesis protein CcsA codes for MDKKIYAFLFSTRLMAVLFIGFAVAMAFGTFIESEYNTETARILIYNAWWFETIMVFFVINFFGNIQRYQLYKKEKWSTLLVHLSFIFILVGAFVTRYISYEGLMPIREGATENVFYSDKTFLTTFVDGEYKGEMKRKTFEHNQYFSQATDNDFSIKNEFNAIPFEIEYVDFIMNASETITPSENGIQYFKMVESGDGNRHEHYLKEGEVQNIHNVLFAFNKFTEGAINISNVDGAYLIQTPFEGTFMRMADKMQGNVVKDSVQPLMLRSLYNIGGSQFVFPEPAEKGTITYKSNNDYKDKQTDDALIVKVKSQGLEETLTLVGSKGKQGTPQSVKLGDLEFSLFFGSKVYTLPFSIKVDDFIADKYPGTEKSYASFKSKLEIIDTENNTTFKDSVFMNNILDYGGFRFFQASFDQDEKGTVLSVSHDAVGTWITYIGYFLLYFALMVILFDKNTRFGDLKRKLDKVKAKKEALLILLFLFSFNGFSQNHSHAEDDAAKAKEIIEKYKVSEEHASKFGYTIIQDAGGRMKPINTFSSELLRKVSKSDTFEGMNADQVFISMTQFPRYWYTIPIVYLKRGNDSLRKIVGVEKEAKYAALADFFDEKGNYKLSSYLERAFKAIVPSNFEKDFIDTDKKVNLLYDALSGQILRVYPVPNDKTNKWVSFLELNEPTGTDLDNIKNLIPYYLDAVSKATETKNYNTPDSLLVGLERYQKMYGANVMPSDSKVKAEITYNKYDIFKRLFYLYMIAGVLMLIFTIIQLFTKSVFVKNTVKFFHVLIGFFFILHTLGLIARWYISGHAPWSDAYESMIYVGWATMFFGLAFGRKSQLTVASTAFVASMILMIAHWNWMDPAIANLVPVLNSYWLMIHVAVIVASYGPFTLGMILGLVALLLIIFTNESNKEKMKLAIDEISYINEMAITVGLVMLTIGNFLGGQWANESWGRYWGWDPKETWALISIMVYAFVIHARFVPGLRSKWIYNVMSIFAFYSILMTYFGVNFYLTGLHSYASGDKVVTPSFIYYSVATVILLSVISYFKYKKYYNK; via the coding sequence ATGGATAAAAAAATATACGCTTTCTTATTTTCTACACGTTTAATGGCTGTCTTATTTATTGGATTTGCAGTTGCAATGGCTTTTGGTACTTTTATTGAAAGTGAATACAATACTGAAACAGCAAGAATACTTATTTATAATGCATGGTGGTTTGAAACTATTATGGTGTTTTTTGTAATTAATTTTTTTGGAAATATTCAAAGATATCAATTGTATAAAAAAGAAAAATGGTCAACGCTTTTAGTTCATTTATCTTTTATTTTTATTCTAGTAGGTGCATTTGTAACTAGATATATTAGTTATGAAGGATTAATGCCAATTAGAGAAGGGGCAACTGAAAATGTTTTTTATTCGGACAAAACTTTTCTAACCACTTTTGTAGATGGTGAGTACAAAGGCGAAATGAAACGAAAAACATTCGAGCATAATCAATATTTTTCTCAAGCTACTGATAATGACTTTTCAATTAAAAATGAATTTAATGCTATTCCATTTGAAATTGAATATGTCGATTTTATTATGAATGCTAGTGAAACCATTACGCCATCAGAAAACGGAATTCAGTATTTTAAAATGGTCGAATCTGGCGATGGAAATCGTCACGAACATTATTTAAAAGAAGGTGAAGTTCAAAATATTCACAATGTCCTTTTTGCTTTTAATAAATTTACTGAAGGCGCAATAAATATTTCAAATGTTGACGGAGCTTACTTAATTCAAACTCCATTTGAAGGAACTTTTATGCGCATGGCAGATAAAATGCAAGGAAATGTTGTAAAAGATTCTGTTCAGCCCTTAATGTTACGTTCGTTGTATAATATTGGAGGTTCACAGTTTGTTTTTCCAGAACCTGCTGAAAAAGGAACAATAACTTACAAATCAAATAATGATTATAAGGATAAGCAAACGGATGATGCTTTAATTGTAAAAGTCAAAAGTCAAGGTTTAGAAGAAACACTAACTCTTGTTGGTTCAAAAGGGAAACAAGGAACACCACAATCGGTTAAACTTGGTGATTTAGAGTTTTCTTTATTTTTTGGAAGTAAAGTATATACTTTGCCTTTTAGTATAAAAGTTGATGATTTTATTGCCGATAAATATCCTGGTACCGAAAAAAGTTATGCATCATTTAAAAGTAAATTAGAAATTATTGATACCGAAAACAATACAACGTTTAAAGACAGTGTTTTTATGAATAATATTTTAGATTATGGAGGTTTTAGGTTTTTTCAAGCCTCTTTTGATCAAGATGAAAAAGGAACTGTTTTATCTGTAAGTCATGATGCTGTAGGTACATGGATAACTTACATAGGTTATTTTTTACTTTACTTTGCCTTAATGGTTATTTTATTCGATAAAAATACTCGTTTTGGTGATTTAAAAAGAAAATTAGATAAAGTGAAAGCTAAAAAAGAAGCTTTATTAATTTTATTGTTTTTGTTTTCATTTAACGGATTTTCACAAAATCATAGCCATGCAGAAGATGATGCTGCAAAAGCAAAAGAAATAATTGAAAAATATAAAGTTTCAGAAGAACATGCTTCAAAATTTGGATATACTATTATTCAAGATGCGGGCGGAAGAATGAAGCCTATAAATACGTTCTCTTCTGAATTACTTCGTAAAGTTTCAAAGAGCGATACTTTTGAAGGGATGAATGCCGATCAGGTTTTTATTTCTATGACGCAATTTCCAAGATATTGGTATACCATTCCAATTGTTTATTTAAAAAGAGGAAATGATAGTTTAAGAAAAATTGTTGGAGTTGAAAAAGAGGCAAAGTATGCTGCATTAGCTGATTTCTTCGATGAAAAAGGGAACTATAAGTTATCCTCTTATTTAGAAAGAGCATTCAAAGCTATTGTGCCAAGTAATTTTGAAAAAGACTTTATAGATACTGACAAAAAAGTAAATCTTTTATATGATGCATTGAGCGGACAAATTCTTAGAGTTTATCCTGTACCAAATGATAAAACGAATAAATGGGTGTCTTTTTTAGAATTAAACGAACCTACAGGTACAGACTTAGATAATATAAAAAATTTAATTCCTTATTATTTAGATGCTGTTTCAAAAGCGACTGAAACCAAAAACTATAATACACCAGATTCGTTATTAGTAGGTTTAGAACGCTATCAAAAAATGTATGGTGCTAATGTAATGCCTTCGGATAGTAAGGTAAAAGCTGAAATTACTTATAATAAGTACGATATTTTTAAAAGATTGTTTTATTTGTATATGATTGCTGGTGTTTTAATGCTGATTTTTACAATAATTCAGTTGTTTACAAAATCAGTATTTGTTAAAAATACAGTTAAGTTTTTCCATGTTTTAATTGGGTTTTTCTTTATTCTTCATACTTTAGGATTAATTGCACGTTGGTATATCTCAGGTCACGCACCATGGAGTGATGCTTATGAAAGTATGATTTATGTGGGTTGGGCAACCATGTTTTTTGGTTTAGCATTTGGAAGGAAATCACAACTTACAGTTGCTTCAACTGCATTTGTAGCTTCAATGATTTTAATGATTGCTCATTGGAATTGGATGGATCCGGCAATTGCAAACCTAGTTCCTGTACTTAATTCGTATTGGTTAATGATTCACGTAGCAGTTATTGTTGCGAGTTATGGGCCGTTTACTTTAGGAATGATATTAGGTTTAGTTGCTTTATTGTTAATCATTTTTACAAATGAATCAAATAAAGAAAAAATGAAATTAGCTATTGATGAAATTAGCTATATTAATGAAATGGCAATTACTGTTGGTTTAGTAATGCTTACAATTGGGAACTTTTTAGGCGGACAATGGGCTAATGAAAGTTGGGGGCGTTATTGGGGCTGGGATCCAAAAGAAACTTGGGCCTTAATAAGTATTATGGTTTATGCTTTTGTAATTCATGCTCGTTTTGTTCCTGGGCTTAGAAGTAAATGGATTTATAACGTTATGAGTATTTTTGCTTTTTATTCTATTTTGATGACCTATTTCGGAGTAAACTTTTACTTAACAGGGTTACATTCATATGCTAGTGGAGATAAAGTGGTAACACCAAGTTTTATTTATTATTCAGTTGCAACTGTTATTTTACTTAGTGTTATTTCTTATTTTAAATATAAAAAATATTATAATAAATAA
- a CDS encoding potassium channel family protein — MFFLRTLISFLKDDEYRDLLITTILIIFSGTFVYHHLEGWGYIDSFYFSVVTLTTIGYGDFSPQTDEGKLFTVLYIVIGIGMILSFINTIQHHYTYMKHKEKREILKNRAFKRPEDNLNARIDKKIEKMIEEKKEH; from the coding sequence ATGTTTTTCTTAAGAACTTTAATTTCATTTTTAAAAGATGACGAATACAGAGATTTATTAATTACCACGATATTAATAATTTTCTCTGGAACTTTTGTTTATCACCATTTAGAAGGCTGGGGCTATATTGATTCTTTCTATTTTTCTGTAGTTACACTAACCACAATTGGATATGGTGATTTTTCTCCTCAAACAGATGAAGGAAAGCTCTTTACTGTTTTGTATATAGTTATAGGCATTGGAATGATTTTAAGTTTTATTAATACCATTCAGCATCATTACACTTATATGAAGCATAAAGAAAAAAGAGAAATATTAAAAAATAGAGCATTTAAAAGACCTGAAGATAATTTGAATGCTAGAATTGATAAAAAAATAGAAAAAATGATAGAAGAAAAAAAGGAGCATTAA
- a CDS encoding glutathione peroxidase yields MKNIFRLFAFALTIIGCKQQESLNKNLVTNNNTMERASIHQFKVQDLEGNDFDFNSLKGKKIMVVNTASKCGLTPQYKDLQAIYDKYKDDNFVIIGFPANDFMSQEPGTNDEIATFCERNYGVSFPMMNKISVKGKEMHPVYQFLTQKAKNGVADSEVEWNFQKYLLNEEGQLDMIISPRTLPTDEKIINWIEGK; encoded by the coding sequence ATGAAAAATATTTTTAGATTATTTGCATTTGCATTAACTATTATAGGTTGTAAGCAACAAGAGAGTTTAAATAAAAATTTAGTAACAAATAACAATACAATGGAAAGAGCTTCTATTCATCAATTTAAAGTACAAGATTTAGAAGGTAATGATTTTGATTTTAATTCTTTAAAAGGAAAAAAAATAATGGTTGTAAATACAGCTTCAAAATGTGGGTTAACTCCACAATATAAAGATTTACAAGCTATTTATGATAAGTATAAAGACGATAACTTTGTTATTATTGGTTTTCCAGCAAATGACTTTATGAGTCAGGAACCAGGAACAAATGATGAAATTGCCACTTTTTGTGAGCGTAATTATGGTGTAAGTTTTCCTATGATGAATAAAATTTCGGTTAAAGGAAAAGAAATGCATCCTGTGTATCAATTTTTAACTCAAAAAGCTAAAAATGGAGTTGCAGATAGTGAAGTAGAATGGAATTTTCAAAAATATCTTTTAAACGAAGAAGGTCAGTTAGATATGATCATTTCGCCAAGAACTTTACCTACAGATGAAAAAATTATCAATTGGATTGAAGGAAAATAA
- a CDS encoding GNAT family N-acetyltransferase — protein MEISIRPYKETDAQAILEVINFNILNSTALYDYNIRTLEQQTDILKEKIDKNFPVIVAVLNEKVVGFGYYSEFRFREAYKYTVEHSVYVNKDFQGMKIGHLLMEKLIQLAKKQKLHTMIAVIDSENENSVKFHEKYGFKTVGIIKESGYKFDRWLDSVFMQLILK, from the coding sequence ATGGAAATTTCTATTCGACCTTATAAAGAAACTGATGCTCAAGCTATTTTAGAAGTCATCAATTTTAATATTTTAAATTCTACTGCTTTGTATGATTATAACATAAGAACTTTAGAACAACAAACAGATATATTAAAAGAAAAAATAGATAAAAACTTTCCTGTAATTGTTGCTGTTTTAAATGAAAAAGTAGTTGGTTTTGGCTATTATAGTGAATTTCGTTTTAGAGAAGCTTACAAATATACTGTTGAACATTCTGTTTATGTCAATAAGGATTTCCAAGGAATGAAAATAGGTCATTTACTCATGGAAAAACTTATTCAATTAGCTAAAAAACAAAAACTTCACACTATGATTGCCGTTATAGATTCGGAAAATGAAAACAGCGTGAAGTTTCATGAAAAATACGGATTCAAAACCGTTGGAATCATTAAAGAATCGGGCTATAAATTTGACCGATGGTTAGATTCTGTTTTCATGCAATTGATTTTAAAATAA
- the menD gene encoding 2-succinyl-5-enolpyruvyl-6-hydroxy-3-cyclohexene-1-carboxylic-acid synthase, with product MIYPEIPLAQSVIEICKAKGVEHIIISPGSRNAPLTIGFANNPNFKCYSIVDERCAAFFALGIAQQINKPVAVVCTSGSALLNYYPAVAEAFYSQIPLVVISADRPHDKIDIGDGQTIRQENVFANHILYSANLQETASTENDIKINEALNISMTNKGPVHINVPFEEPLYSTVNELNVVPNIIPIAEKKINFDITEEFISKWNSASKKLILVGELKPNSIDSFVIEQLVKDESVVVMTEATSNLHNETFISNIDAIITPFTTEDFEHFKPQILVTFGGMVVSKRIKAFLRKYQPNEHWHIDELRAYDTYGCLTNHFKTNANEFFTKLYLKCNLVSSSYAKEMSDIIALRKLKHNEYLATVPFSDFCVFALIAKKLNGNVNLQISNSSAIRYLQLFELDKNIEVYCNRGTSGIDGSTSTAVGAATTSKKATILITGDISFFYDSNALWNKYIPENFKIILINNSGGGIFRILPGHKEDRVFNEFFETSHSLKANHLAEMFGFKYFSANEKNNLKELLNDFFNSNEQPSLLEICTPEKLNNEVLLNYFKKL from the coding sequence ATGATTTATCCAGAAATTCCTTTAGCGCAAAGTGTCATAGAAATTTGTAAAGCTAAAGGCGTAGAACATATAATTATTTCACCAGGCTCAAGAAACGCTCCATTAACAATAGGATTTGCTAATAATCCAAACTTTAAGTGTTATAGCATTGTTGATGAACGATGTGCCGCTTTTTTTGCATTAGGAATTGCCCAACAAATTAATAAACCAGTTGCAGTTGTTTGTACTTCGGGTTCTGCTTTATTAAATTATTATCCGGCTGTAGCCGAAGCATTTTATAGTCAAATTCCACTTGTAGTAATCAGTGCAGATAGACCTCATGATAAAATTGATATTGGTGATGGGCAAACTATTCGTCAGGAAAATGTTTTTGCAAATCACATTTTATACAGTGCTAACTTGCAAGAAACTGCTTCTACTGAAAATGATATAAAAATCAATGAAGCTCTAAATATTTCGATGACTAATAAAGGTCCAGTTCATATTAATGTTCCTTTTGAAGAGCCTTTATATAGTACTGTAAATGAATTAAATGTTGTTCCTAATATCATTCCAATTGCAGAAAAAAAAATAAATTTTGATATAACTGAAGAATTTATTTCAAAATGGAATTCAGCTTCCAAAAAACTTATTTTAGTTGGAGAATTAAAACCCAATTCTATTGATAGTTTTGTAATTGAACAATTGGTAAAAGACGAATCGGTTGTTGTAATGACTGAAGCAACTTCAAACCTTCATAATGAAACATTTATTTCAAATATTGATGCAATAATTACTCCATTTACTACTGAAGATTTTGAGCATTTTAAGCCTCAAATCTTAGTTACTTTTGGCGGAATGGTAGTTTCTAAAAGAATAAAAGCATTTTTACGAAAATATCAACCTAACGAGCATTGGCATATTGATGAATTGAGAGCTTATGATACTTATGGTTGTTTGACAAATCATTTTAAAACAAATGCAAACGAGTTTTTTACTAAATTGTATTTGAAATGTAATTTAGTTTCGAGTTCTTACGCAAAAGAAATGTCTGATATAATAGCTTTACGAAAGTTAAAGCATAACGAATATCTTGCTACAGTTCCCTTTTCGGACTTTTGTGTTTTTGCATTAATTGCTAAAAAATTAAATGGAAATGTAAATTTGCAAATAAGCAACAGTTCGGCTATTCGCTACTTGCAATTATTCGAGTTAGATAAAAATATTGAAGTTTATTGCAATAGAGGAACAAGTGGAATTGATGGAAGTACATCAACAGCAGTTGGAGCCGCTACAACTTCAAAAAAAGCAACGATTTTAATTACAGGTGATATTAGCTTTTTTTACGATAGTAATGCTTTGTGGAATAAATACATTCCAGAGAATTTTAAAATCATCTTAATTAATAATTCTGGAGGTGGAATTTTTAGAATTTTACCCGGTCATAAAGAAGATAGAGTTTTTAATGAGTTTTTTGAAACATCACATAGTTTGAAAGCTAATCATTTGGCTGAAATGTTCGGTTTTAAATATTTCTCAGCTAATGAGAAAAATAATTTAAAAGAGTTGTTGAATGATTTTTTTAATTCAAACGAACAGCCTAGTTTATTAGAAATATGTACACCTGAAAAGTTAAACAACGAGGTTTTATTAAATTATTTTAAAAAACTATAA
- a CDS encoding DUF2853 family protein produces the protein MSKRDDLIAKYAADLKDKCGMTANMDLLTKVTIGCGPSIYNADASTVSGTDEKELATVKNNFLIKKLGLKDSADLDKGIDAVIEKYGRSNRNKYRAVVYYLLTLHFKKESVYK, from the coding sequence ATGAGTAAAAGAGACGATTTAATTGCAAAATATGCTGCTGATTTAAAAGATAAATGTGGTATGACTGCAAATATGGATTTATTAACTAAAGTAACTATTGGTTGTGGTCCATCTATTTATAATGCTGATGCTTCAACAGTTTCTGGTACTGATGAAAAAGAATTAGCAACTGTTAAGAATAATTTTTTAATTAAAAAATTAGGTTTAAAAGATAGTGCAGACTTAGATAAAGGTATTGATGCTGTTATTGAAAAATACGGACGTTCAAATAGAAATAAATATAGAGCAGTAGTTTACTACTTATTGACTTTACATTTCAAAAAAGAATCTGTTTATAAATAA
- the nadC gene encoding carboxylating nicotinate-nucleotide diphosphorylase yields the protein MISQEQFQQEIDLIIANAIREDVGDGDHSSLACIPIEAEGSAKLLVKDEGIIAGIDFAKQVFHYVEPTMKVETFFNDGDLVKYGDVVFHVYGTSQAILKAERLVLNAMQRMSAIATKTKKFVDLLEGTKTKVLDTRKTTPGIRALEKWAVKIGGGENHRFALYDMVMLKDNHIDFAGGISKAISKTNAYLKEHNKDLKIIVEARNIEEVKEILASENVYRILLDNFDYDTTREAVALIGNQCLTESSGNINGETIRQYADCGVNFISSGALTHSVYNLDLSLKAI from the coding sequence ATGATTTCACAAGAACAATTTCAACAAGAAATAGATTTAATTATTGCAAATGCAATTAGAGAAGATGTAGGCGATGGCGACCATAGTTCATTAGCCTGTATTCCAATTGAAGCAGAAGGTAGTGCAAAATTATTAGTTAAAGATGAAGGTATTATTGCAGGAATTGATTTTGCAAAACAAGTATTTCATTATGTTGAGCCAACAATGAAAGTGGAAACATTCTTTAATGATGGAGATCTTGTGAAGTATGGAGATGTTGTTTTCCATGTTTACGGAACTTCTCAGGCCATTTTAAAAGCTGAAAGATTAGTTTTAAATGCAATGCAAAGAATGAGCGCTATTGCAACAAAAACCAAGAAATTTGTTGATTTATTAGAAGGAACGAAAACAAAAGTATTAGATACAAGAAAAACAACTCCAGGAATTAGAGCTCTAGAGAAATGGGCTGTAAAAATTGGAGGTGGAGAAAATCACCGTTTTGCTTTGTATGATATGGTAATGTTAAAAGACAATCATATCGATTTTGCGGGTGGAATTTCTAAAGCTATTTCAAAAACAAATGCTTATTTAAAGGAACATAATAAAGATTTAAAAATTATAGTAGAAGCTAGAAATATAGAGGAAGTGAAAGAAATATTGGCTTCTGAAAACGTGTATAGAATTTTACTAGATAATTTTGATTATGATACCACAAGAGAGGCTGTTGCTTTAATTGGAAATCAATGTTTAACGGAATCTTCTGGCAATATAAACGGAGAAACTATTCGTCAATATGCAGATTGTGGAGTTAACTTTATTTCATCTGGTGCTTTAACACATTCTGTTTATAATTTAGATTTAAGTTTAAAGGCAATTTAA
- a CDS encoding YihY/virulence factor BrkB family protein: MSEEIESKLNKIPVVKQLVFLTKKVSLSSLQGLSLYDILELYVLGIFKGAFSYRASAIAFSFFMALFPFALFILNLIPYIPIEGFQEDFLYFVEQGVPPTTFDAIQVILTDIMSNSYQSLLSSGIIISILLMTNGINAILGGFEMSAHITLSRGFVKQYLIALAISLTLTALLLITVAAIVVFEVFIQKVKSTGFISDDVYLIIWGRYLFVVLMILIATSILYKFGTRETKDVTFISYGAVFTTLLIILSSYLFGVYVVKFSKYNELYGSIGTLLVLMFYIWINCMVLLLGFEINATITKLKRKKLYI; this comes from the coding sequence ATGTCTGAAGAAATAGAAAGCAAGCTAAATAAAATCCCCGTTGTTAAACAATTGGTTTTTTTAACTAAGAAAGTATCATTGTCTTCTTTGCAGGGACTTTCTTTATATGATATTTTAGAACTATATGTTTTAGGAATTTTCAAAGGAGCTTTCTCATATAGAGCAAGTGCTATTGCTTTTAGCTTTTTTATGGCACTATTTCCGTTTGCATTATTTATCTTAAACTTAATTCCATATATTCCTATTGAAGGTTTTCAAGAAGATTTTTTATACTTTGTAGAGCAAGGTGTTCCGCCCACAACCTTTGATGCTATTCAGGTTATTCTTACAGATATTATGAGTAATAGTTATCAAAGTTTACTTTCTTCGGGTATAATTATTTCTATTTTGTTAATGACAAATGGCATTAATGCTATCCTTGGAGGATTTGAAATGTCAGCACATATAACTTTATCTAGAGGTTTTGTAAAACAATATTTAATTGCTTTAGCTATTTCATTAACTCTAACGGCTTTGTTGCTTATTACTGTTGCTGCAATTGTCGTTTTTGAGGTTTTTATTCAAAAAGTAAAGTCAACTGGTTTTATTTCAGATGATGTTTATTTAATTATTTGGGGAAGATATCTTTTTGTAGTCTTAATGATACTTATTGCTACATCAATTTTATATAAATTTGGTACGAGGGAGACAAAAGATGTTACATTTATTAGTTATGGAGCAGTTTTCACTACTCTTTTAATTATTCTATCTTCCTATTTATTTGGTGTTTATGTAGTGAAATTTTCAAAATATAATGAGTTGTATGGGTCAATTGGCACACTTCTTGTTTTAATGTTTTATATCTGGATAAATTGTATGGTTCTCTTATTAGGATTTGAAATAAATGCAACCATCACTAAATTAAAAAGAAAAAAATTATATATTTAA
- a CDS encoding chalcone isomerase family protein, with amino-acid sequence MKKQILTLLLVAFTGIFSANAQQTVSGVKIDSKLTVEGESLALNGAGLREKMWIDLYVGSLYLPTKSSNAKDITDSKGAGAIKLDIVSGMITSEKMIDAVNEGFENSTNKNTAPLKAKIDKFKGFFKEEIKKGDTFIIANIPGQGVVVLKNGVKKGTIDGHDFKKALFGIWLGTKPADKDLKDGMLGK; translated from the coding sequence ATGAAAAAACAAATCTTAACATTATTATTAGTTGCTTTTACAGGAATTTTCTCTGCTAATGCACAACAAACAGTTTCTGGTGTAAAAATTGATTCAAAATTAACTGTCGAAGGTGAGTCTCTTGCGTTAAATGGAGCTGGTCTTAGAGAAAAAATGTGGATTGATTTATATGTTGGATCTTTGTATTTACCAACAAAAAGTTCAAATGCAAAAGACATTACAGATAGTAAAGGTGCTGGAGCAATAAAATTAGATATTGTTTCTGGAATGATAACTTCAGAAAAAATGATAGATGCTGTTAATGAAGGATTTGAAAACTCTACAAATAAAAACACAGCTCCTTTAAAAGCTAAAATTGATAAATTCAAAGGTTTTTTTAAAGAAGAAATTAAAAAAGGAGATACTTTTATTATTGCAAATATTCCTGGACAAGGCGTAGTGGTATTAAAAAACGGAGTTAAAAAAGGAACTATCGATGGTCATGACTTTAAAAAAGCGTTATTCGGTATTTGGTTAGGAACAAAACCTGCTGATAAAGATTTAAAAGACGGAATGTTAGGAAAGTAA